Genomic segment of Synechococcus sp. A18-25c:
CAGCCTGGCTGTAGCGGCAGGCGAGTTCGACCGGGTCGCCTGCATCGCGAAGGCCGACAAAATTGACGCCCTTCACCACCCGTCCTTCGGCGACATCCAGGCAGGGGATTAGGCGGAGAGCGACCATAGCGTTCGAGATATGGCTGTTAGGGTGCAGCCTCTCTCCAAGCCTCGCAGGCCATGCTGGGAAGTCTGATCAAGCGGTTCACCGGATCGGAGCCTCTGCCGACCCCACAGCTCGACTCCATCGAGGTGGGCAGCAAGGTCCGTGTCACCCGCGTGCGTGACCGGATTCCCCAGGGCATGGTTGACCTGCTGAAGACTGATGCCTTCGGCACCGTGACCGAATTCCGCACAGTTGACGGCAAAGGGATCGGCGTCGTCGTCGAGCTCAGCGACGGCTCCAGCTCCTGGTTTTTCGAAGACGAAATCGTCGCAGCCTGAGGTTCGAATCTGTGAGTGACGCGCGTCAGCTGCTCGGCATGAAGGGTGCCAGCGGCACCACCAATCTTTGGAAGCTGCGCTTGCAGCTGATGAAACCGGTCACCTGGATTCCTCTGATCTGGGGCGTGGTGTGTGGAGCAGCGGCGAGTGGGCATTACGAATGGCGCCTCGACCACGTCTTGGCTGCGGTGGCCTGCATGGTGATGAGTGGTCCCCTGTTGGCCGGCTACACGCAAACCATCAACGACTATTACGACCGCGAGATCGACGCGATCAACGAGCCCTACCGACCAATTCCGTCCGGAGCGATTCCCCTCGGTCAGGTCAAATTGCAGATCTGGGCTCTGCTACTGGCTGGCCTAGCTGTGGCCTGGGGCCTTGATGTTTGGGCACAGCACACCACGCCGGTGCTGTTCTTGCTGGCTCTCGGCGGTTCGTTTGTGAGCTACATCTACTCAGCTCCGCCGCTCAAGCTCAAGCAGAACGGATGGCTGGGTAACTACGCCCTCGGAGCGAGCTACATCGCACTTCCCTGGTGGGCCGGACAAGCGTTGTTCGGTCAACTCACCTGGACGACAGCGATCCTCACGCTTGCTTACAGCTTGGCGGGTCTCGGCATCGCGGTTGTCAATGACTTCAAAAGCGTTGAGGGTGACCGTGAACTGGGCCTGCAGTCGCTTCCTGTTGCATTCGGAATTCAGCGCGCAAGCTGGATCAGCGCTGGAATGATCGACCTTTTTCAGCTGTTGATGGTTGCGGTGCTGATCGCCATCGGTCAGCATTTCGCTGCCGTTCTTCTCGTGCTGCTGATTGTGCCCCAGATCACCTTTCAGGACATCTGGCTGCTGCGTGATCCCGTGGCCTACGACGTGAAATACCAGGCCAGTGCACAACCTTTCCTGGTGCTCGGCATGCTCGTCACCGCATTGGCGGTTGGGCACAGCCCTCTCACACAAGGCATGTGAATCGAACCCGTCTTCACTGGTTGCTGATCGGCGGCTCTGCCGTCGTTATCGGCAGTGGTGTGGCCTTGGCGCAAGCGGCTGTGGTGCGAGCTGTGGATGCCACCTTGCCTGATGCCCGTGCCGTCAGCCGTTTCAGCCGACCCGGCACCATCACGCTGCTCGCCAGCAATGGCGCTGTGATCCAGAAGCTGGGACCGGCGACACGCGAAAAAATCGAACCCGGCCAGATGCCGCTGCTCGTGAAGCAGGCCTTCATCGCAGCGGAGGATCGACGCTTTTATGACCATAACGGTGTTGATCTCTGGGGCATCGGGCGCGCCCTGGTGAGAAATGTCCGTCAGGGTGCCGTGCGTGAGGGCGCTAGCACGATCACCCAGCAGCTGGCCCGCACGGTGTTTCTCAGCCAAGACCGCACTCTCACCCGCAAGCTCAAGGAGGCGGCGCTGGCCTTCAAGCTCGAACGCCAGTTGAGCAAGGAGCAGATCCTCGAGCAATACCTCAACTACGTGTATCTCGGCTCAAGCGCCTACGGCCTGTCCGATGCCGCGTGGGTGTACTTCTCCAAGACCCCCGACCAACTCAACTTGCAGGAGGCCGCCCTGATCGCCGGTTTGCCTCCAGCTCCCTCGGTGTATTCACCCCTGGTCAACCCTGAATTAGCCCTTGAGCGGCGGGGAATCGTGCTCGATCGGATGCAAAAGGCCGGTTTCATCACCAAGGACGAGAGAGATCAAGCCAAAAACAGCCCTCTGGATCTCAAACCGGCAATCCCCAAATACTTCAACAGCGCAGCCCCCTTCTTCACCAGTTGGGTGGCGCAACAGTTACCGCAGCTGCTGACACCCGAACAACTCGAGGTGGGTGGACTGAAAATCCGCACCAGTCTCAACCTCGATTGGCAGAAGAAAGCGCAGGAGGTCGTGCGCCAATACGCCCCGTTCAACACCGAAGGCGCGATCGTGTCGATCGAACCAGGCACCGGTCTGGTGCGGGTGATGGTGGGCGGAAAGAGCTTCAGCAGCAGTCAATTCAACCGTGCCACCCAGGCGCTGCGCTCTCCAGGTTCCACCTTCAAGCTCTTTCCTTATACCGCTGCTATCGCGGCCGGCGTGAAGCCAGATGACACCTTCATGGATGCCCCCCGCTGCTGGTCGGGCTACTGCCCCAAGAATTTCGGCAACAAATACTTCGGCAAGATCTCATTGGCTGAAGCACTCAAGAATTCCTTGAACACAGTGGCGGTTCAGCTCCAAGACAAGGTGGGCTTCGACGCCATCATCGCCACGGCCAATCAGCTGGGAATCGGCAATCAGCGTCCCCTCGGCAAGTACTACCCGATGGCGATCGGGGCCTACGAGCAGACCGTTCTGGACATGACCACCGCCTATGCCGCGGTCGCCAATCGGGGCGTCTACATCAAACCGATGGCACTGGAGGAAATCCGCGGACCAGAAGGCAATGTGCTGTGGAGTCGACGCGTGGATGGAGAGAAAGGCCGTCGAGCCATAGACAGTGACGTTGCGGATGCCATGAATTGGATGCTGCAGCGCGTGGTGACAGGCGGAACAGGTGTTGCAGCACGGCTGGATGACCGCCCCGTGGCTGGCAAAACAGGCACCTCGGAAGGGGCGCGTGACCTCTGGTTCATCGGATCCATTCCGCAGCTCACCACGGCCGTGTGGTTCGGCTACGACAACAATGCTGAGACCAAAAGCACAAGCGGAGAAGCAGCCTGGGCCTGGAAACAATTCATGAATGAGGTGAAGGGCAGCTACGCCATTCAGAACTTCCCACCCAAACCAGTGCTCACCCGCAGCTTCGAAGACCGGCGCCGTCAAGGGAGCCAACGCGTCGCCGATGGCGAGCAGGATGGCGAGGAGACCGACACCGATCCCGATGTGTTCAGCAGCGGCGAGGAGCCGCCCGAGGGCACAACCCCCCCGCGTTATGTGGCTCCAGCTGGCGGGCCTCCGGTGGACGAATTCTTCAGGCCCCTACCGGTGCAGTGATGACTGCAGCGTAAAAGCCATCACCGCCTGAGGGATCCGGCCAGCGTTGCTGCTCGGACTCGAGGCTGAGCTCAGGATGGCGCTGCAACCAACCGTGAATCTGCCGGGTATTTTCATCCGGGTGAATGGTGCAGGTGGCGTAAACAAAACGTCCACCGGGAGCGAGCAAGGGCAACAAGCCATCCAGCAACCCTGCTTGCAAGGGCAGCAACTCCGCCACCGATTCGGCCGTGACACGCCAGCGCGCATCGGGATGACGGGACAGCGTGCCCAATCCAGAACAGGGAGCATCCAGCAGGATGCGCTCGAACATGCCTTCCCATTGCGGGCGCTCCTTGAGGAGCGACGCAGCGTCCGCCGCGAGGGCGTGGATGCTGCTGCAACCAAGGCGAGCCGCATTGGCGGCCACCCGCTGCAGGCGACCAGGAGAGCGATCCACGGCCCAGATTTCACCGTGATCACCCATCAACTCAGCCAGGTGTGTGGCCTTACCACCTGGAGCAGCACAAGCGTCCAGCACCCGCTGCCCGGGCAGTGCAGCCAGAAGTGGTGCCACCCACTGCGCCGCCCGATCCTGAACACACCAGTGCCCCATGTCGTAGCCAGGCCATTGACGCAGATCGCCGGAGGGCTGTAACACCCGCAGTCCATGGGAACAGCCTTCAATCGCCGCCGTAGCGATGCCGTTTGCGGCCAGCGAGGCCGACACCTGCTCAGGAGTGGAACGCAGACGATTGACCCGCAGATCGAGCGGAGGCACTTGATTGCAGGCCCGCGCCACCTGCTGCGCCTGCTCAGGGCCGCACCACTGCAGCAGCTCTCGACTGAACCACCGGGGCAGTGATTGGTCTTGAGCTAGACGATCCGCTGGTGTCTCCGGCACCGGCAGGCCCGCACCAGCCTCATGGGCTCGCAGTGCTGCCCGAAGCAGCCCATTCACCACCGGCGCAAGGCGCGCCAGCTTGGTGGTCTTGGCCAATTCCACGCTGGTGTTCACCGCAGCAGCCGCTGGGATGCGCTCCATCCGCAGCAGCTGATAAAGGCCGATGTGGAGCAACCAACGCAGCCGTGGGGGCTGCTTACGAGCCGGCACTTTGCCGAGCTTGTCAATCCAGGCATCCAGCCACTGACGCCAACGAATGGCGCCGTAGGCCAGTTCGGTGGCCAGACCGCGGTCCGCAACACCAAGCGGACGATGCCGCAAGGCACGCTCGAGCGCCACATCGGCATAGGCCCCAGCGGCCACAGCCTCCAGAACGTCCCAAGCCAAACGCCTGGAGGCGAGGCCGGGAGCATCAGATCGAGACGGCGACTCACTCACGCGTCGGAGACGGCACAACCTCCAGACCTAGCGCCTCGGCAATTTGATCGGGGTCTGGGGCCCACAGACACTGCTTCAGGGGCAAACGGCCGTCCTCATCCACAGGAATTCCTTCGGCCAACAACAAATCACGCTGCATCCAGTCTGATCCTTCCCGGCTCAGACTCATGGAGATGCGCCCTTGGGCATTCACCACACGCTGCCAGGGAATCGAAGAAGGCAAGCTGAGCCGACGCAAGGCCCAGCCCACCTGCCGCGCACAGCCGTAGGCGCCAATCCAGTCAGCCACTTGTCCATAGGTCGCCAATCGACCAGGAGGGATCAGTGCCACAGCTGCCAGCACGCGGCTATCAAAAGTCGACGGCCGAGCGGGGACGTCAGCCGCCATCCACCTGACAACCGATCAGGGCACCGGCTGCACCACCCACGGGGACGCCGATCCACCGGCCATCGCCCCGGGAGAGTGCCGCACCCAGGCCAGCTCCCAGCAAGCCGCCGATCACGCTTCCCTCCAGACAGCTGTTGGTGTCTGCATTGGGAGTCACAAGCAACGTCTGTCGATTTCGACCGTAGCTCTGGTCGTAGTCATCCACCTGCATTGGTTGCACGTTGGCCCAGCGCGGCGTCGCGGTGGCAGGAAGGCCCGCTGTCACTGACAGTGCTGTCGCAAAGCTGGCGAAGACAATCCGTTTCATCAAGGCACCGTTCAACGTCCTCTCCATCTTTCTGAGGGAATCTGCCGCCAGGTGACTGAACCTCAACGCGCTTGCATCCACATGTGACCGATCGGGGATTGCATAGCCTCAAAGGAGAGTCTCGACGGATCCAATCGGCTGATGCCTCTGCTTCCCCGACGCTTTGAGCGGTTGCGCTCCGTGCTCAATCAACGGATGGCCGACCTCACTGTGCTGGTGGAACACGTGGAGAAGCCCCACAACCTTTCTGCGATCTTGCGCAGCTGTGATGCGGTCGGCGTTTTAGAAGCGCACGCCGTCAGCTTTAGTGGTCGCCCGCGCACGTTCAACAGCACCGCCCAGGGAAGCCAGCGCTGGGTGCCGCTGCATGACCATGCCGACATCGGCAGCGCCATCAGCCACCTCAAACAGCGAGGCTTTCGGTTATTCGGGACCAACCTGAGCGTGGATGCCCGCGACTATCGCGACTGCGATTTCACCGGCCCCTGCGCCTTCGTGCTCGGTGCCGAGAAATGGGGTCTGACCGAGGAGGCCACCGCTCTGATGGACCAGGCGGTGTACATCCCGATGCGTGGCATGGTGCAGTCGCTGAACGTCTCCGTGGCCACAGCCACCCTGCTGTTCGAAGCGCTGCGACAACGACAGGTGGCGGGTCTGGCCCCGCAGAACGGAGAAGGCATCCCCGCTGGTGATTACGACACGCTGCTGTTCGAATGGTGTTATCCCGAGGTGGCCATCTGGTGCCGCGAGCAGGGTCGCCCCTACCCCGCGTTGGGGGATGAGGGCGAGATTCTTGAAGAGCTGCCTCGCACCACCAAATTGCGCTGCTAAGCGAAACTGCCCTCAGAAGGGCATCAACACATCCTTGCTGCCCTGGGTGCGCTCCATCACAGGGTGATTGCGTCGGGCTGCCGGAAGGCGGAGCGCAAACACCAAGGCCAGGATTTCCAGGGGCAAGCTGCGGCCGATGAACAGCACCACCAAACCGAGGGCAATCGCAAGCATCTGCTCCAGCAGACCGATCACGTCATCGGGATTGCTGCGGCCCGACATCCAAAGTGTCGACATCAGAAGCAGCAACACAACGGTGGCCCAGAACGGCATGGCCCAACTGATTCCTTTCCTTATTTTGCAGCGTCTCGGCCGGTGCTGCTAACCCAAGCTTCCAGACCCTCACCCAGGAACGACAGACCCAGCACCAAAACGAACATCGCCAAGCCGGGATAGAGGGCTGTCCACCAGATTCCGGTGGGCACGGCTGCCAGCGCCAGGTTGAGGTCACTGCCCCATTCCGGAACCGTTTCAGGCAATCCCAGACCAAGGAAACCAAGGCCTCCCAGCACCAGCACCGCATCGGCGGCATTGAGGGTGAGCAACACCGGAACCGAGGTGATCACATTGCGCAGCAGATAACGGCGCAAGATCCAAACCGGTCCAGCCCCAAGGGTGCGTGCTGCTTCAACGAACAACTCCGCTTTCACCTGGGCGGTCTGGTTGCGCACCACACGGAAGTACTGCGGGATATACACCACACACAGCGCTGCAGCCGCATTGGGGATGCCGCGGCCCAGCAAAAAAGCCAGCACCACCGACAGCAACAGCACCGGCAAGGTGTAAAGGGTGTCCATCAACAGCACCAGAACCCGGTCCACCACGCCGCCGAGATAGCCGCTCACCATCCCCAAGGGCACACCGATCATCAAGGCAAACGCCACCGCCAGCAGCACCACCTGCAGGGCGACGCCACTGCCCTGAAGCGTGCGCACACACACATCACGTCCGAGTCGATCGGTGCCGCACCAGTGCTGGGGCGATGGTGCGGCGTAGATGGGGTTGTCGAGGCCGGCATTGGGATCCGGCAGCCAACCGGCCGACAGCATGAGGGGGGTGATGACAGCCACGAGGACATAGATCGCCACGATCACCAAACCCCAGCGCGCCATGCGGGCCGAGAGGCTGGGACGGACAAGGCCAAGGGGTGACGAGGCGAAGCTCAAGAACGCAGCCAATCTGCTGCGCGCATTCTTGCCCGGCTTGGCATTCTTGATCAGGATTGGGCGATGAAGCAGTCCAGCCGGTGGCGCTCACGTTTGACGGGCTCCATGCTCGGCCAATTGCAGCTTGCGACTTATGCCGCCGTGCTGCTGGGGTTCACGGGTGCCACCACCACCGGGTTGTGGTTGAGCGAACGCAACCAAAAGCGACTGGGGGAGGCCGAATTGCTGGCAGCAGCGAATGCCCTAACGCGCTCGTGGTCATCCGAGGACCTGGGCGATGTCGCCACGATGCAGGCCATGCTCAAGCATCACTCCAGCCGGCGAACCCATCTCTGGCTGGAGCAATCCAACGGCATGTTGATCACGCCGCCTCAGGGAGACACCCCCATCCCCGTGGAACTGTTGCCGGCCGCCATGGCCGCGAACCCACAGCGCCGCAGCGGCCAGGTGGACGTGATCACCGTGAATGGGCGCGAATACCTCACCCTGCTCACGCGGCACGTGACCGACGGGCCCTGGCTCTGGAGCAGCACCGAAATCACCAGTGTGGGCACGGCCCAGAGCGAATATCTGGCCTGGATGATCGTGATCTGGGGCGGATCCTTAGGGGCCTCCTTGCTGCTAGTGAGCGTTTTGGTGAAGCGGATCACGCGCCCCCTTCAGGAGCTCAGCGCTCGCAGTGCAGAGCTGACCGCCGATGCACTCAACCATGCTGGTCTGCCGGTTCCCAAGGGCCCTGCGGAACTCACCCAGCTCACCCTGACCTACAACGCGCTGACGCAACGACTGGCGCAGTCATGGAGCCAGCAACGCCAGTTCGTCAGTGCCGTAAGCCACGAATTGCAAACCCCACTGACCCTGGTGTCGGGCTCCATCAGGCGGGTGATACGCAAGGCGCCGAACCTGGAGCCACCACTGGCCCAACGGCTCCGGGATGCGGAGGACGAGACCCGCGGCATGCAGCAGCTGCTCAACGACCTACTGGATCTCTCCCGCAGTGATTCAGGACGCTTGCAGGTGAAACAGGAGCCGGTGGCCCTGCGGCCTTTGCTGGACACGGTGGTACGCGTCCAGGCCCAGACCCTGGATCGCACGATTCAACTCGAGCTACCGACTCACAACAACGATGCATCCGAGCCGTCGGAACGCGCCTTAGGGGATGAGGCTCGACTGCATCAGGTGCTGCTCAATCTGATTCAGAACGCGCACAAATATTCCCCACCCGAACTGCCCATCCAGTTGCGCCTGCTGAAGCACCACCACGCCGTCATTCTTGAGGTAGAAGACCTCGGCATCGGCATTCCGCACGCGGATCAAGCGCAGATCTTCGATCGCTTCCACCGCGGGTCGAACACGGCTGGCCAGACTGGAAGCGGCATCGGATTGTCCGTGGTGCAACTGCTGGTGAACGCCATGGGTGGCAGCATTTCAGTGGCAAGCGAGCCAGGCATGGGCAGCTGCTTCCGGATCCAACTGCAGGAGGCACCGTGATTCCCTATCTGATCGTGGTGTCGCTGCTGGTGCCAGCGAACCTGTGGGCCGCGATCACACCGCACCTCCACAGTGATCTGAGCATGCGACTGCTGCATGGCATCAGCACTGCCGTGCTGTTGCCACCGCTCTGGAGCCTTTGGCGGCAACGTCAGCGCGTGCAGAAACTACCGGCCGTGTTGCTGGCAAGCTTCGCGGTGGTGCTGGTGGTGGTGAACTGCCAAATCACGGTGAAGGGCATGGGCGTGCAATACGGCTGGGTCGATCATCTCTTCCTGGCCATGGCCTGCGTCGCCGTGCTGGGGTTTTACCTGCTCAGCGAGCCGGACTCGCCGCAGCAGCGGGAGCAGCGCACTCCTTAAGAGCAAGCACGAACACAGCTCCACCGCCCTCCGCATCCTCCACACCCACACTGCCGCCCATCTGCTCGACCAGGGTCTTCACTACCGCCAGGCCGATGCCTGTGCCTGGGATGTCCGCTTTGTTGCGGCCACGCCGGAAGCGCTCAAACACCTGATCCCGCTCATCGCTGGGCACGCCAGGTCCATGATCGCGAACGCTCAGCAATACCACCGACTGCTGGCACCGACAGCCGATCTCAACTGGTGACTCGGGAGGGCTGTATTTGCAGGCGTTTTCCATGAGATTCACCAGACACTGCACCACCCGGTCGCGATCGGCGAGAGCGTGGATCGTGTCGGGATCGAGGTTTTCCGGAAGACAAAGCTTGAAGCGATGTTCGCCGGATCCTTCGCAGAGGGCGATGGCCTGGTGCACGGCATCGCCGATGCACAGCGGCTGCAAATCCATCTGCAGATGGCCCATCTCCGCGCGGGTCAGGGCCAGCAGGTCCGTCACTAGGCGCCCCAGCCGGCGACTTTCCTCTTCAACAATGGCGAGCTGGTGGCGCTGATCGTCGCTGAGATTGTCGGCTCGGCGCAAGAGACGTCGGCTGTAACCGGCAATCAAGGTGATGGGATTGCGCAATTCATGGCTAACCGTGCTGGCGAATTGCTTCTGTCGATCG
This window contains:
- the chlG gene encoding chlorophyll synthase ChlG, whose protein sequence is MSDARQLLGMKGASGTTNLWKLRLQLMKPVTWIPLIWGVVCGAAASGHYEWRLDHVLAAVACMVMSGPLLAGYTQTINDYYDREIDAINEPYRPIPSGAIPLGQVKLQIWALLLAGLAVAWGLDVWAQHTTPVLFLLALGGSFVSYIYSAPPLKLKQNGWLGNYALGASYIALPWWAGQALFGQLTWTTAILTLAYSLAGLGIAVVNDFKSVEGDRELGLQSLPVAFGIQRASWISAGMIDLFQLLMVAVLIAIGQHFAAVLLVLLIVPQITFQDIWLLRDPVAYDVKYQASAQPFLVLGMLVTALAVGHSPLTQGM
- a CDS encoding transglycosylase domain-containing protein, whose protein sequence is MNRTRLHWLLIGGSAVVIGSGVALAQAAVVRAVDATLPDARAVSRFSRPGTITLLASNGAVIQKLGPATREKIEPGQMPLLVKQAFIAAEDRRFYDHNGVDLWGIGRALVRNVRQGAVREGASTITQQLARTVFLSQDRTLTRKLKEAALAFKLERQLSKEQILEQYLNYVYLGSSAYGLSDAAWVYFSKTPDQLNLQEAALIAGLPPAPSVYSPLVNPELALERRGIVLDRMQKAGFITKDERDQAKNSPLDLKPAIPKYFNSAAPFFTSWVAQQLPQLLTPEQLEVGGLKIRTSLNLDWQKKAQEVVRQYAPFNTEGAIVSIEPGTGLVRVMVGGKSFSSSQFNRATQALRSPGSTFKLFPYTAAIAAGVKPDDTFMDAPRCWSGYCPKNFGNKYFGKISLAEALKNSLNTVAVQLQDKVGFDAIIATANQLGIGNQRPLGKYYPMAIGAYEQTVLDMTTAYAAVANRGVYIKPMALEEIRGPEGNVLWSRRVDGEKGRRAIDSDVADAMNWMLQRVVTGGTGVAARLDDRPVAGKTGTSEGARDLWFIGSIPQLTTAVWFGYDNNAETKSTSGEAAWAWKQFMNEVKGSYAIQNFPPKPVLTRSFEDRRRQGSQRVADGEQDGEETDTDPDVFSSGEEPPEGTTPPRYVAPAGGPPVDEFFRPLPVQ
- a CDS encoding ABC transporter permease; the encoded protein is MARWGLVIVAIYVLVAVITPLMLSAGWLPDPNAGLDNPIYAAPSPQHWCGTDRLGRDVCVRTLQGSGVALQVVLLAVAFALMIGVPLGMVSGYLGGVVDRVLVLLMDTLYTLPVLLLSVVLAFLLGRGIPNAAAALCVVYIPQYFRVVRNQTAQVKAELFVEAARTLGAGPVWILRRYLLRNVITSVPVLLTLNAADAVLVLGGLGFLGLGLPETVPEWGSDLNLALAAVPTGIWWTALYPGLAMFVLVLGLSFLGEGLEAWVSSTGRDAAK
- a CDS encoding glycine zipper 2TM domain-containing protein yields the protein MKRIVFASFATALSVTAGLPATATPRWANVQPMQVDDYDQSYGRNRQTLLVTPNADTNSCLEGSVIGGLLGAGLGAALSRGDGRWIGVPVGGAAGALIGCQVDGG
- a CDS encoding HAMP domain-containing sensor histidine kinase, translated to MKQSSRWRSRLTGSMLGQLQLATYAAVLLGFTGATTTGLWLSERNQKRLGEAELLAAANALTRSWSSEDLGDVATMQAMLKHHSSRRTHLWLEQSNGMLITPPQGDTPIPVELLPAAMAANPQRRSGQVDVITVNGREYLTLLTRHVTDGPWLWSSTEITSVGTAQSEYLAWMIVIWGGSLGASLLLVSVLVKRITRPLQELSARSAELTADALNHAGLPVPKGPAELTQLTLTYNALTQRLAQSWSQQRQFVSAVSHELQTPLTLVSGSIRRVIRKAPNLEPPLAQRLRDAEDETRGMQQLLNDLLDLSRSDSGRLQVKQEPVALRPLLDTVVRVQAQTLDRTIQLELPTHNNDASEPSERALGDEARLHQVLLNLIQNAHKYSPPELPIQLRLLKHHHAVILEVEDLGIGIPHADQAQIFDRFHRGSNTAGQTGSGIGLSVVQLLVNAMGGSISVASEPGMGSCFRIQLQEAP
- the trmH gene encoding tRNA (guanosine(18)-2'-O)-methyltransferase TrmH, whose protein sequence is MPLLPRRFERLRSVLNQRMADLTVLVEHVEKPHNLSAILRSCDAVGVLEAHAVSFSGRPRTFNSTAQGSQRWVPLHDHADIGSAISHLKQRGFRLFGTNLSVDARDYRDCDFTGPCAFVLGAEKWGLTEEATALMDQAVYIPMRGMVQSLNVSVATATLLFEALRQRQVAGLAPQNGEGIPAGDYDTLLFEWCYPEVAIWCREQGRPYPALGDEGEILEELPRTTKLRC
- a CDS encoding 16S rRNA (cytosine(967)-C(5))-methyltransferase — its product is MSESPSRSDAPGLASRRLAWDVLEAVAAGAYADVALERALRHRPLGVADRGLATELAYGAIRWRQWLDAWIDKLGKVPARKQPPRLRWLLHIGLYQLLRMERIPAAAAVNTSVELAKTTKLARLAPVVNGLLRAALRAHEAGAGLPVPETPADRLAQDQSLPRWFSRELLQWCGPEQAQQVARACNQVPPLDLRVNRLRSTPEQVSASLAANGIATAAIEGCSHGLRVLQPSGDLRQWPGYDMGHWCVQDRAAQWVAPLLAALPGQRVLDACAAPGGKATHLAELMGDHGEIWAVDRSPGRLQRVAANAARLGCSSIHALAADAASLLKERPQWEGMFERILLDAPCSGLGTLSRHPDARWRVTAESVAELLPLQAGLLDGLLPLLAPGGRFVYATCTIHPDENTRQIHGWLQRHPELSLESEQQRWPDPSGGDGFYAAVITAPVGA
- a CDS encoding MGMT family protein, encoding MAADVPARPSTFDSRVLAAVALIPPGRLATYGQVADWIGAYGCARQVGWALRRLSLPSSIPWQRVVNAQGRISMSLSREGSDWMQRDLLLAEGIPVDEDGRLPLKQCLWAPDPDQIAEALGLEVVPSPTRE
- a CDS encoding DUF2862 domain-containing protein — protein: MLGSLIKRFTGSEPLPTPQLDSIEVGSKVRVTRVRDRIPQGMVDLLKTDAFGTVTEFRTVDGKGIGVVVELSDGSSSWFFEDEIVAA